GCTCCAGCCACCGCGAAGTTCTTTAATGATGTCGTACACCGTTTTTCCCGTAGCACGGTTCATCAGTTTTGCAAATACCCTTCCTTCGGTAGTCGTAAGGTCGCGCAGCTGCAGTTCATACTGTTCAGCGAGTTTCTTCTGGCGCTCGTTCACGTATCTTTTTTGCTCGGCACGTGTCATTTGGGTAATGTCTTCCTGTATTTCTTGGTACTGGTCGAGTGCGGTTAGAAATAGCGGATACACACGGTTCAGCTTCTTATTAAGGAAATAATAATAATTCTGGTCAAGTTGGTTATTGAAGCGGGGTTTGTTAAGTAAGACCAGCTCATCCATCACCACTACATTCTCCCCATCTATCTCATACACTTTGGCTTGCTGTGCCTCATCATAGTAATATTTATTACCGAATTCATCGGTTTTCAGCAGTTCTGGCGGATATTGACTCAGGGGTTTTACAGTAGCGAGTATCGAATCATTTTGTGCAGCAGCCTGAAGCCCCGAAAGAAGCAGGATGACTATTACAATCTTATTAAAATTCATTATTTTTACTTCGTCTAAAATCAAATGTACATAACAAAATTCATTCCTCTTATATGTTATTCGAAAATAAATCAATTAAATTTCTAGAAAAATACCTAAACACTGCATCACCAACAGGTTACGAACATCAGGGACAAAAAATCTGGATGGAGTATATCGCGCCATACGTTGACAAGATTGAGTATGACCACTATGGGACCTGCTACGGCATCATCAATCCTGAAGCCGAATTTAAAGTAGTGATTGAAGCCCATGCCGATGAAATCTCCTGGTATGTAAATTACATCACCGATGACGGCCTGATCTACGTGATCAGGAACGGCGGATCAGACCAAATGATCGCGCCTTCAAAAATAGTCAACATACATGGTGAAAAAGGCATCGTGAAAGGCGTATTTGGTTGGCCGGCAATCCACACCCGTGGCATAAACGCTGATGAACCACAACCTAAACTCGAAAATATATTTATCGATTGCGGCGCGGTAAACAAAAAAGAAGTGGAAGATTTGGGCATACATGTAGGCTGTATGATTACCTACCCTGATGAATTTTTCGAACTGAATGACCGTTATTTTGTCTGTAGGGCGCTCGATAACAGAATCGGTGGCTTCATGATTGCAGAAGTGGCAAGACTCATTAAAGAAAATGACAACCAGTTGCCCTTTGGTCTTTACATCACCAATTCTGTTCAGGAAGAAGTTGGGCTTTACGGCGCAGATATGATCGCGGATACCATCAAACCCAACATCGCCATCGTGACTGATGTTACCCATGATACGACCACACCCATGATTGAGAAGAAAAAAGAAGGCGACCAAAAATGTGGTAACGGCCCGGTGGTCTTTTATGCGCCCAGCGTGCATCACACCATCCGCGAACTTATTGTAAACACGGCTAAGATAAAGGAGATCCCTTTCCAGAGGGCTGCCGCCAGCCGTGCCACAGGTACTGATACAGATGCTTTTGCCCATTCTAACGGCGGAGTGCCAAGCGCGCTGATTTCGCTTCCCCTGCGTTACATGCACACGACGGTGGAAATGGTTTCGAAAGAAGATGTATCTAATGTGATAAAGCTGATTTACGAAACTTTATTGCAGATAAAACCTGATATGAACCTGAAATATCATTAAATAAAAAGTAAGAATGAAAACTAAACTAATAGCACCTTCCCTATTATCCGCTGATTTCGGAAATCTCGAACGGGATATCCACATGCTCAACCGCTCGCAGGCCGACTGGTTACACATAGATGTGATGGACGGGCGGTTTGTACCAAACATTTCCTTTGGCTTTCCAGTGATGAAAACCGTGAAACAGCATGCTCAAAAATTCATAGACGTACACCTGATGATCGTAGAACCGGAAAAGTATGTGGAAGAATTCATCAATGCCGGCGCAGACCTTGTTTCCATACATTATGAGGCGTGTACCCACTTGCATCGCACCATTAATTTGATTCAGGACAAAGGCGCGAAAGCGGGTGTGGTATTAAATCCATCAACCCCCGTCTTATTACTGGAGGATATTATTTCTGAGGTAGATTTGGTATTATTGATGAGTGTAAACCCAGGATTTGGCGGGCAGAAATTCATTGAGAACACCTACAAAAAAATCGCTGAAACCCGCGACCTTATCCTATCCAACAATTCTACCGCTCTAATTGAAGTGGATGGCGGAGTGAATCTTGAGAATGCCGCAAAACTTTTCGAAGCAGGCGCGGATGTTTTGGTAGCTGGCAACGCCGTATTCTCAACAGAGAATCCCGAAAAAACAATTGAACTTTTAAAGATCTGACCGCTTTTTCAAGCATAAAAAACAGTCTCTTAAAAAAGTGACTGTTTTTTTTGTTTCATTTCCTATGATGGCTTAGAAAATCTCTCTTCCTGAGAAATGGAACTGCGCTTCAATCAGTGCATTTTCATCAGAGTCTGAACCATGTACGGCATTTTCGCCCACGCTTCTTGCAAACATCTTTCTGATGGTACCTTCCGCAGCATCCGCAGGGTTAGTCGCACCGATGAGTGTTCTGAAGTCTTCCACCGCGTTGTCTTTCTCAAGAACCGCTGCCACGATTGGCCCGGAAGACATGAATTCTACCAATTCCCCATAGAAAGGTCTTTCAGCGTGTACTTCGTAGAATTTTTTGGCATCAGCTACTGTAAGCTGTGTTAATTTTAATGCTTTGATTTTAAAACCAGCCTCTGCGATTTTACCCAAAATAGCACCAATATGTCCGTCTGCAACTGCATCGGGCTTAATCATGGTGAATGTAATTTTACCTGACATATCTCTTATTTTAATGTACTGCGAAAGTACGAAAACTTTTATATATTTGCACCGAAAATTCCATTTCACAAGAGGCTAGATTATTTTGGCACAGAAGTTGTAACTTACACTTCGATTCTCATGTTTAATTTGAGTTTTCATGGTTATTAGTTTTTACCCGGCTTAGGCTGGGTTTTTTTATATGGCGGCATTCTCTTCCGCCTCTTCCATCAGTTTAAGATAGGTGATGTATCGCGATTCTTCTATTTGGCCGGTTTCTAAGGCATTCATCACCGCGCACTTGGGTTCGTTGATATGAAGGCAGTTATGGAACTTGCAATCCCTTCCTATCTCGAAAATATCAGGGAAATAATGCTGTATTTCTTCTTTTTCTACATCAATCATGGCAAATTCGCGCACGCCTGGGGTATCAATCACGCTACCGCCAAAATCCCAGAAATGCATTTGTGCGAAAGTAGTGGTATGCTTCCCCTTCAGATGTGTTTCAGAAATTTCAGAGGTTTTTATATTTAAATTGGGTTGTAATGCGTTTACCAACGTAGATTTTCCACTGCCGGAATGCCCGAAAAACACCGAAACTTTATCTTGAATGATGTTCTTTAAATCATCCAAATGAAGTTTGGAGTAAGAGGAGATCCGAAGGGTATCGTAACCGATCTGCTGGTAGATACCTTCAATTTCCTGCACGAGTGCAGTCTCATCACCATCCAAAACATCCATTTTGTTGAAAAGTATGAGTGGCGTAATATTATAAGCTTCGCAACAGGCTAGGAAACGGTCGAGAAAACCCAACGAAGTTTCGGGCATTTTCAGGGTGAATATGAAGCAGGCTACATCAATATTCGATGCGATGATGTGGGCCTCTTTCGAGAGATTTACCGATTTCCGGATGAGATAATTCTTCTTTGGTTCAATTTCGGTAATCCAGGCCACGCCGTCCTGTTCGAGTACAAATTCTACATAATCGCCCACAGCCAGCGGATTGGTAAGCCTGGTCTTAATTAATTTAAACTTACCGCGGATACGGGCCTCATAGAACTGTCCGGTTTCCCGTTCGAGAACCTGATACCAACTGCCGGTAGATTTTGTGACGAGTCCTTTCAAAAGTTATAGTTTATTCTGTACTTCAATAGATTCTTCGTGAATGGCTTTAAAAACCTTTTCGATAAATTCCTGTGACATCCCGGTTTCATCTGCTTTCTGATTGGCGTATTCGGTGATGATTTTCCAGCGGTCCGGCTGAAAGATCGCGATGCTGTTTTCTTTTTTTAGCATCCCGATTTGCTCTGAAATCTTCATACGGTGCGAAAGCAGTTCGATTAACTGAAAATCCAGGTCAGAGATCAAGGTCCTGTGTCTGTCCATTTCATCGTCAAAGGCCGAAATATCAGAGTTTCTGAGTTGCAGTTTGTTGATGAGATCAGCCAAAACCTCTGGGGTAATCTGTTGTGCCGCGTCGCTCCATGCAGCATCAGGATCTGCATGTGTTTCGATGATCATGCCGTCATATCCCACGTTCAACGCTTCCTGCGCAATGGCGGCAAGGCCGGTCCGGTTTCCGCAGATGTGCGACGGATCTACCAACATCGGGATATTTGGGTATTGGTTTCTGAAATCCAGCGCTATTTGCCAGTTCGGGATATTCCTGTATTTGGTTTTACGGTAAGTGGAAAAACCGCGGTGAATGACACCAAGATTCTTAACATCCTGGCTCAACAGCCGCTCCAACGCACCGATCCAAAGGGCAAGATCCGGGTTTACAGGGTTTTTTACCAATACAGGTTTATTGGTACCCTTCAGTGCTTCCGCAATTTCCTGTACTGTGAATGGGTTTACTGTAGAGCGTGCCCCGATCCATAGAATGTCCACATCCGCTGCCAGCGCCGCCACCACATGGTGCGCGTTGGCTACTTCTGTCGCTGTCTGAAATCCAAACTCCTCTTTTACTTTTTTCAGCCAGTTCAGCCCGATAACGCCTACCCCTTCAAAACCGTTGGGTTTGGTACGTGGCTTCCAGATGCCCGCACGGAAAATTGGTACTTCTGCGGAAGTAGCTTTGATCCTGGTGGCCGTCTCCAGCATTTGCGATTCGCTTTCGGCACTGCATGGTCCGGCAATAATAAGAGGTTTTGGGAATTTATTTACCCAACTATTGTCTGTTGTTTTTAAATCCATTCGTGATTGTGGTCGTATACTGTATGGTTAGGAATTGAGGTCAAATTTAAATATTTCGTCCAACTCCTTCAAGACAGGGTTAATTTCAGCAAATTTATCGAAAATCTTTCGCTTCGTGATGATTTCTTTTTTTAAGGTTACATCATTGCGATATTCAATCATGATATTGAAATGATTGACTTTGTGCATGAAATGGTTAAAGAAATCGGCCCGTACTTTTTCAAACTCACTTTTAGCGGAATCTGACGGATAGGTGATTTCTACAGTATCCTCGCCTATTTTCTTTAGTTTAAAAGAGCTTATCGCACTATAGATAATGATGTCTTCACCCTGAAGTTTTAACAGGAACTTCTGCCACTCAGCTTGCAGGTCGGTTTCGGTGAAATGATTGCTTGGGAGTTTCTCTTTCTGGTGGGTTTCCTGCTTTTCTTCCTTAACTTCAGATTTCTGTAAAGTGGCGCTGATGCTGTACTTGGAAACAGGTTTCTGCCGGAGCACCGGTTCAGAAGCTTTCGGGAGTACAGGTGGGCTGGTTTCTGCTTGAACTGAAGATGTAGTGGCGGTCTTTTCCGGGATCTTTTCCGGGACGGGCGCAGGCTGATCCTGTGCCCACGGCGCTATGATCCTAAACTTTTTTTTTTAGGCGTGCCACTTTCTGCGGTAATCGAAGCCAATTGCATAAGCGCGATTTCTACGGTAAGCCGAGGATTTTTGGAGTTTTTGTAATTAATATCTGCATGATTGCAGATTTCAATGGCGTCAATGAGTTGCTGAACACCCCAACTCTTACTTTGCGCTGCGAATTTGGCTTTGGTTACCTCTCCTACTTCTATTAGATTGATGGTTTGCGGATTTTGTGCCATCATCAGGTCCCGGAAATGGTTGCCAAGGCCCGCGATAAAAATATGCGGATCGAAACCTTTTTTCACGATTTCATTAAATGCGGAAAGTATTTGGGGAATATCGTTGGCTGCTGCCAGATCTACAATTTTCAGATATTGGTCGTAATCCAAGATATTCAACACTTCTGCCGCTTTGGCCAGCGTAATGTTTTTCTGTGTGAAAGTGGAAAGCCGGTCGAAGATCGAAAGGGCGTCACGCATCGCACCGTCTGCCTTTTGGGCCACCATATACAACGCATCATCTTCGTAGAGAATGCCTTCCTTCTCTGCTATTTTTTTCAGTTGCAGCTGGATGTCCTCAATCGTGATCCGTTTAAAATCATAAATTTGGCAACGAGAAAGAATGGTTGGGATGATTTTGTGTTTTTCAGTCGTCGCCAAGATAAATATGGCGTGTGCTGGTGGTTCTTCGAGCGTCTTCAGAAAGGCGTTAAAGGCTGCCGAGGACAACATGTGCACCTCATCAATAATATATATTTTGTATTTACCAACCTGTGGCGCAAACCTCACCTGATCCGTCAGTTCGCGGATGTCCTCCACGGAGTTGTTACTGGCGGCATCAAGTTCAAAAATATTATAGGAAAATCCATCTTCGGAAGTGGACCCGTCGCGTTCATTGATTTTTCTGGCTAAAATACGTGCGCACGTCGTTTTTCCTACACCGCGGGGACCACAGAATAAGAGTGCCTGTGCCAACTGGTTTTCACCTATGGCATGCTCTAACGTATCGGTAATATGGGCTTGCCCTACAACAGTATCAAACTCCTGCGGGCGGTATTTTCTTGCAGAAACCACAAAATTTTCCATCGGTCAAAAATATGGAAATAATTGTGAAGATAAAACTATTAATTCACCCTTCTTATGCTTTATGAAGAATTTAAATATTTAAACAAAAAATTCCTTCAGATCGAAGGAATTAGTGATAATTTAGTAAATAATGCTTTAATAAGAAGCATCTTCCTGAAGTTCTTTGTTCTGATATTCCTGCACCAAATCTATCGCATTAGATATCACATCACTCAGGGCGGTGATGAAGGTGTTTTCTTCGGCCAGGCTCATGGCATGTTTCAGTGCCTCGGTTTCTTTTGGGATGATTTCGTAACTTATATTACGCCCCGCGCTTTGTATCCCGCTGATGACAAGGCTGTTTATCTCTTCTTCACTCCGGCCACGCAGGTGTTTCTCATTACGGATGATGATGTGATCGAACATTCTTCCGGCAATTTTTCCGCATTCGCGGATATCTTCGTCACGGCGGTCGCCCACACCCGAAATAATACCAATTTTCTTTGGTGAAGACACGTTTTTAAGGTAATCCTCAATGGCTTCATAACTCGCAGGATTGTGGGCAAAATCAATCATTACCTGGAATTTCTTGAATTTAAACACATTCAGTCTGCCAGGCGTGAGGGCTGCACTGGGGATAAAAGTGCGCAGTGAGTTGGCAATGTCTTCAATCGCAAAACCATGCAGATAAGTGGCGAGGGTAGCGGCGAGTACGTTGGCAATCATGAATTTTGCCTTCCCTTCCATCGTAAGGGGAAGGTTCTGCGCTTTCACTACACGGATCTTCCAGTCGCCTTTTTTAATGGTGATGAAGCCTTCCTCCAGCACACAGGCAATCTTACCTTCCTTGGCGTATTTCTGTAGATGCGGATTGTTCTCATCAAGGCTGAAAAGCGCTACTTTAGCATCAAGGTCGGGCATCAATCGCATAGAATATTCATCATCGGCATTCAGTACACACCACCCTTTTTTCTTTACGGCATCCAACACTACTCTTTTCACCCGGGTAAGATCCTTCAGGTTATGAATGTCGTTCATGCCCAGATGGTCTTCTTTAATATTGGTAAGAACCCCAATATCGCAAGAACTGAAACCTAAACCTGAACGAAGGATCCCGCCCCGAGCCGTTTCAAGCACCGCAAATTCAACGGTTGGATCTTTTAAGATAAATTCAGCAGAAACCGGGCCGGTGGTATCGCCTTTGGTAAGCATGGTATTCTGGATATAAATGCCATCGGAAGTGGTGAAACCAACCCGGTAGCCGTTGTTCTTCACAATATGGGCAATGATCCTTGTGGTAGTGGTTTTACCGTTGGTGCCAGTAACTGCAATGATGGGGATGCGGAATGGTTTGCCTGGCGGATACAGCATATCTACCACCGGCGCTGCTACATTGCGAGGCAGACCTTCGGTGGGCGCAAGATGCATGCGGAATCCCGGTGCTGCATTAACTTCCAGTATGGCACCGCCACTTTCCTTTACGGGCTGCGTAAGGTTTTCGGCCATAATATCAATACCACAAACATCCAATCCTACAATTTTAGAGATTCTTTCGCACATGGTGATGTTTTCTGGATGCACCATATCTGTCACATCAATGGCAGTGCCTCCCGTGGACAGGTTCGCGGTGGATTTCAGGTAAACGATCTCACCTTTTTGCGGTATGGTCTCAAGGGTGTAATTTAGTCTCTCTAACAGTTCGTTGGTATCTTTATCGACCAAGATTTCAGTGAGTACATTCTCGTGGCCATATCCTCTGCGTGGGTTCTCATTTTCGGCATCAATAAGTTGCTGGATATTCTTTTCACCATCTCCAACAATATGTGCGGGGACGCGTCGTGCGGCTGCCACCATTTTATGATTAATCACCAATACACGGAAATCGTATCCGGAAATATAGCGTTCCACAATTACTTTGCGGCCATAATTCTGTGCATGTTGTAAGCCTATTTTAGCACTTTCCATATCCGTTACATTGATGGAGCTGCCTTTTCCGTGGTTACCGTCGAGCGGTTTTAGAACGATCGGATATCCTATCTTAGCAATCACCTCTGCCAGTTGCTCTTCATCAGTCACCAAATCACCGATGGGCACAGGGATGGCTGCCTGATGCAGCATTTTCTTGGTAAGTTCTTTATTACAAGCGATTTCTACGGCAATAGAACTGGTTTTGCCTGTAATGGTAGCTTGAAAACGCTGTTGGTTCACGCCGTAACCCAATTGTACAAGAGAATTATTGCCCAGCCTGATCCAAGGGATTTTTCGTGCTACAGCTTCCTCTACGATACTGCCGGTGGAAGGGCCCAGGCGTTCACCTTCGCGAATTTCCTTTAGGCGTTGTATACAGGCGTCAATATCGTATTCTTCTCCATTGATAAGGCGTGTAACCAATTCTACCGACTGTTCTGCAGCATATACACCGCAGTTTTCTTCAAGATAACTAAAGACCACGTTGTACACCCCCGGGGTTTTGGTTTCACGGGTACGTCCGAAACCTGTATCCATGCCTGCAAGCGTCTGTATTTCGAGGGCAATGTGCTCAATGACGTGGCCCATCCAGGTACCCATTTCCACCCGCTGGAAGAAACCGCCTTCTACCCCTTCT
This DNA window, taken from Chryseobacterium sp. 6424, encodes the following:
- a CDS encoding DUF4294 domain-containing protein, producing MNFNKIVIVILLLSGLQAAAQNDSILATVKPLSQYPPELLKTDEFGNKYYYDEAQQAKVYEIDGENVVVMDELVLLNKPRFNNQLDQNYYYFLNKKLNRVYPLFLTALDQYQEIQEDITQMTRAEQKRYVNERQKKLAEQYELQLRDLTTTEGRVFAKLMNRATGKTVYDIIKELRGGWSAFWWNVKGNIADIELKEPYDPHKNRTDEFLESLLQSNWNAGYFQPYPGYRNFKIKR
- a CDS encoding M28 family peptidase; its protein translation is MLFENKSIKFLEKYLNTASPTGYEHQGQKIWMEYIAPYVDKIEYDHYGTCYGIINPEAEFKVVIEAHADEISWYVNYITDDGLIYVIRNGGSDQMIAPSKIVNIHGEKGIVKGVFGWPAIHTRGINADEPQPKLENIFIDCGAVNKKEVEDLGIHVGCMITYPDEFFELNDRYFVCRALDNRIGGFMIAEVARLIKENDNQLPFGLYITNSVQEEVGLYGADMIADTIKPNIAIVTDVTHDTTTPMIEKKKEGDQKCGNGPVVFYAPSVHHTIRELIVNTAKIKEIPFQRAAASRATGTDTDAFAHSNGGVPSALISLPLRYMHTTVEMVSKEDVSNVIKLIYETLLQIKPDMNLKYH
- the rpe gene encoding ribulose-phosphate 3-epimerase; translation: MKTKLIAPSLLSADFGNLERDIHMLNRSQADWLHIDVMDGRFVPNISFGFPVMKTVKQHAQKFIDVHLMIVEPEKYVEEFINAGADLVSIHYEACTHLHRTINLIQDKGAKAGVVLNPSTPVLLLEDIISEVDLVLLMSVNPGFGGQKFIENTYKKIAETRDLILSNNSTALIEVDGGVNLENAAKLFEAGADVLVAGNAVFSTENPEKTIELLKI
- a CDS encoding nucleoside-diphosphate kinase, whose translation is MSGKITFTMIKPDAVADGHIGAILGKIAEAGFKIKALKLTQLTVADAKKFYEVHAERPFYGELVEFMSSGPIVAAVLEKDNAVEDFRTLIGATNPADAAEGTIRKMFARSVGENAVHGSDSDENALIEAQFHFSGREIF
- the rsgA gene encoding ribosome small subunit-dependent GTPase A, producing MKGLVTKSTGSWYQVLERETGQFYEARIRGKFKLIKTRLTNPLAVGDYVEFVLEQDGVAWITEIEPKKNYLIRKSVNLSKEAHIIASNIDVACFIFTLKMPETSLGFLDRFLACCEAYNITPLILFNKMDVLDGDETALVQEIEGIYQQIGYDTLRISSYSKLHLDDLKNIIQDKVSVFFGHSGSGKSTLVNALQPNLNIKTSEISETHLKGKHTTTFAQMHFWDFGGSVIDTPGVREFAMIDVEKEEIQHYFPDIFEIGRDCKFHNCLHINEPKCAVMNALETGQIEESRYITYLKLMEEAEENAAI
- a CDS encoding chorismate mutase, whose translation is MDLKTTDNSWVNKFPKPLIIAGPCSAESESQMLETATRIKATSAEVPIFRAGIWKPRTKPNGFEGVGVIGLNWLKKVKEEFGFQTATEVANAHHVVAALAADVDILWIGARSTVNPFTVQEIAEALKGTNKPVLVKNPVNPDLALWIGALERLLSQDVKNLGVIHRGFSTYRKTKYRNIPNWQIALDFRNQYPNIPMLVDPSHICGNRTGLAAIAQEALNVGYDGMIIETHADPDAAWSDAAQQITPEVLADLINKLQLRNSDISAFDDEMDRHRTLISDLDFQLIELLSHRMKISEQIGMLKKENSIAIFQPDRWKIITEYANQKADETGMSQEFIEKVFKAIHEESIEVQNKL
- the dnaX gene encoding DNA polymerase III subunit gamma/tau, with product MENFVVSARKYRPQEFDTVVGQAHITDTLEHAIGENQLAQALLFCGPRGVGKTTCARILARKINERDGSTSEDGFSYNIFELDAASNNSVEDIRELTDQVRFAPQVGKYKIYIIDEVHMLSSAAFNAFLKTLEEPPAHAIFILATTEKHKIIPTILSRCQIYDFKRITIEDIQLQLKKIAEKEGILYEDDALYMVAQKADGAMRDALSIFDRLSTFTQKNITLAKAAEVLNILDYDQYLKIVDLAAANDIPQILSAFNEIVKKGFDPHIFIAGLGNHFRDLMMAQNPQTINLIEVGEVTKAKFAAQSKSWGVQQLIDAIEICNHADINYKNSKNPRLTVEIALMQLASITAESGTPKKKSLGS
- the cphA gene encoding cyanophycin synthetase, with amino-acid sequence MKIEKIQILRGPNIWSIRRKKLIQMRLDLEDMEYRPTNKVEGFRERLEALIPSLITHRCSEGVEGGFFQRVEMGTWMGHVIEHIALEIQTLAGMDTGFGRTRETKTPGVYNVVFSYLEENCGVYAAEQSVELVTRLINGEEYDIDACIQRLKEIREGERLGPSTGSIVEEAVARKIPWIRLGNNSLVQLGYGVNQQRFQATITGKTSSIAVEIACNKELTKKMLHQAAIPVPIGDLVTDEEQLAEVIAKIGYPIVLKPLDGNHGKGSSINVTDMESAKIGLQHAQNYGRKVIVERYISGYDFRVLVINHKMVAAARRVPAHIVGDGEKNIQQLIDAENENPRRGYGHENVLTEILVDKDTNELLERLNYTLETIPQKGEIVYLKSTANLSTGGTAIDVTDMVHPENITMCERISKIVGLDVCGIDIMAENLTQPVKESGGAILEVNAAPGFRMHLAPTEGLPRNVAAPVVDMLYPPGKPFRIPIIAVTGTNGKTTTTRIIAHIVKNNGYRVGFTTSDGIYIQNTMLTKGDTTGPVSAEFILKDPTVEFAVLETARGGILRSGLGFSSCDIGVLTNIKEDHLGMNDIHNLKDLTRVKRVVLDAVKKKGWCVLNADDEYSMRLMPDLDAKVALFSLDENNPHLQKYAKEGKIACVLEEGFITIKKGDWKIRVVKAQNLPLTMEGKAKFMIANVLAATLATYLHGFAIEDIANSLRTFIPSAALTPGRLNVFKFKKFQVMIDFAHNPASYEAIEDYLKNVSSPKKIGIISGVGDRRDEDIRECGKIAGRMFDHIIIRNEKHLRGRSEEEINSLVISGIQSAGRNISYEIIPKETEALKHAMSLAEENTFITALSDVISNAIDLVQEYQNKELQEDASY